A genome region from Burkholderiales bacterium includes the following:
- a CDS encoding putative pre-16S rRNA nuclease, producing MHPERGTVLAFDFGAKRVGVAVGDAALKLAHPLTVIHGEGSARRFQAIAALVREWRPVLLVVGAPVREDGTAHPMGERCRRFARRLAGRFRLPVAVVDERLTSWSAEEALIRAGASPGKRRALLDAAAAQTILESYFAEPHLAKKP from the coding sequence ATGCATCCGGAGCGGGGCACCGTTCTGGCCTTCGATTTCGGCGCGAAGCGCGTCGGCGTGGCCGTGGGCGACGCGGCCCTCAAGCTCGCCCATCCCCTCACCGTCATCCATGGGGAGGGCAGCGCCCGCCGCTTTCAGGCCATCGCCGCCCTGGTGCGGGAATGGCGCCCGGTGCTGCTGGTGGTGGGAGCCCCCGTGCGGGAGGACGGCACCGCCCACCCCATGGGAGAGCGCTGCCGGCGCTTCGCCCGGCGGCTCGCCGGGCGCTTCCGGCTTCCGGTGGCGGTGGTGGACGAGCGGCTCACCTCCTGGTCGGCCGAAGAGGCCCTGATCCGGGCGGGCGCCTCCCCCGGAAAGCGGCGGGCGCTGCTGGACGCCGCCGCGGCTCAGACCATCCTGGAAAGCTACTTCGCCGAGCCGCATCTCGCCAAAAAACCTTGA
- the pyrR gene encoding bifunctional protein PyrR encodes MGITQLPEVGELLARLEAAMRAEVSENTALVGIHTGGVWVAERLHAALGIRFPLGTLDVSFYRDDYEQRGLHREVKRSSIPFEVEGRDLILVDDVLYTGRTIRAAMNELFDYGRPARIRLAALLDRGGRELPICPQFVGAQVAPAQDELIALIRTEDGELRLAIEPRQ; translated from the coding sequence ATGGGGATCACCCAGCTTCCCGAAGTCGGCGAGCTTCTGGCGCGGCTCGAAGCGGCCATGCGCGCCGAGGTGAGCGAGAACACCGCCCTGGTGGGCATCCACACCGGCGGCGTGTGGGTGGCCGAGCGGCTGCACGCGGCCCTCGGCATCCGTTTCCCCCTGGGCACCCTGGACGTGTCTTTCTACCGGGACGACTACGAGCAGCGGGGACTGCACCGGGAAGTGAAGCGCTCCTCCATTCCCTTCGAGGTGGAAGGGCGGGACCTCATCCTGGTGGACGACGTGCTATACACGGGGCGCACCATCCGCGCCGCCATGAACGAGCTGTTCGACTACGGCCGGCCGGCCCGCATTCGCCTCGCCGCCCTCCTCGACCGGGGCGGGCGGGAGCTGCCCATCTGCCCTCAGTTCGTCGGCGCCCAGGTCGCCCCCGCCCAGGACGAGCTGATCGCCTTGATCCGCACCGAGGACGGCGAGCTGCGCCTCGCTATCGAGCCCAGGCAGTAA
- a CDS encoding thioredoxin family protein, with amino-acid sequence MAATETPVCNFGWKAVDFDLPGVDGKRYNLSSVRGPNGLLVMFICNHCPYVKAVRPRIVRDCRELKQYGIGAIAIMSNDPSEYPEDSFENMVRVAKEFDFPFPYVLDETQEVARAYGAVCTPDFFGFNADLELQYRGRLDASRKEAAPEGARRELFEAMVQIAKTGRGPREQIPSIGCSIKWKQR; translated from the coding sequence ATGGCGGCGACCGAAACCCCGGTATGCAACTTCGGCTGGAAGGCGGTGGACTTCGACCTGCCCGGCGTGGACGGCAAGCGCTACAACCTCTCCTCCGTGCGCGGGCCCAACGGGCTACTGGTCATGTTCATCTGCAACCATTGCCCCTACGTGAAGGCCGTGCGGCCGCGCATCGTGCGTGACTGCCGCGAGCTCAAGCAGTACGGCATCGGCGCGATCGCCATCATGTCCAACGATCCGAGCGAGTATCCCGAGGACTCGTTCGAAAACATGGTGAGGGTGGCGAAGGAGTTCGACTTCCCGTTTCCCTACGTGCTGGACGAGACCCAGGAGGTGGCCCGGGCCTACGGGGCGGTATGCACTCCGGACTTCTTCGGCTTCAACGCCGATCTGGAGCTGCAGTACCGGGGTCGGCTGGACGCTTCGCGCAAGGAAGCGGCGCCCGAGGGCGCCCGCCGGGAGCTGTTCGAGGCCATGGTGCAGATCGCCAAGACCGGCCGAGGGCCGCGGGAGCAGATCCCCAGCATCGGCTGCTCGATCAAGTGGAAACAACGCTGA
- the trkH gene encoding Trk system potassium uptake protein — MNRLLVVSRLLSLVIVIFGLTMLFPVLVSLIYDDDGLYAFIKGLSICLVAGGLLWLATHRYTRELQVRDGFLLVALAWLALPAVAAVPFMLHFPQLSFTDAYFEAVSGLTTTGATIFEGLDGFPPSINLWRGELQWLGGMGILVLAVAILPLLGVGGSQIFKAETPGPMKDTKLTPRITETARGLWLVYFILTLACIGAYRLAGMGWLDAVIHAFTTLSLGGYSTHDASYGFFASPAIEAVTILFMLLAGLNFGSHFLAFRRLSFAPYRHDPELGWYFLVLAASCVGIALYLWLAGTYADFAAALRYAAFNTVSIATTTGYANTDYNQWPIFASLWMLFLASFVSCSGSTGSGIKMARALLLYKQVFREMTRIIHPQAVVPVKLGGNVVPNTVIYAVLSFSFLWMASVVVMTLLLSASGLEIVSAFTAVIACITNTGPGLNQVGPATNYASLTDFQTWVCSFATVLGRLELFTLFILLNPAFWHK; from the coding sequence ATGAACCGACTGCTGGTGGTCTCCCGTCTGCTCAGCCTGGTGATCGTCATCTTCGGCCTCACCATGCTGTTTCCGGTATTGGTTTCCTTGATTTACGACGACGACGGCCTTTACGCCTTCATCAAGGGACTGTCCATCTGCCTGGTGGCCGGCGGACTGCTTTGGCTCGCCACCCACCGGTACACGCGCGAACTCCAAGTGCGGGACGGCTTCCTGCTGGTGGCCCTGGCGTGGCTCGCGCTGCCCGCCGTCGCGGCCGTTCCCTTCATGCTCCATTTCCCGCAGCTTTCCTTCACCGACGCCTACTTCGAGGCGGTGTCCGGCCTCACCACCACCGGTGCCACCATCTTCGAGGGATTGGACGGTTTCCCGCCCTCCATCAACCTCTGGCGCGGGGAGCTGCAGTGGCTCGGGGGCATGGGCATTCTGGTGCTGGCGGTGGCGATCCTACCCCTGCTCGGCGTCGGCGGCAGCCAGATCTTCAAGGCCGAGACGCCGGGCCCGATGAAGGACACCAAGCTCACGCCGCGGATCACCGAGACCGCCCGCGGCCTGTGGCTGGTGTACTTCATTCTCACCCTGGCGTGCATCGGCGCCTACCGGCTCGCGGGCATGGGGTGGCTGGATGCCGTCATACACGCCTTCACCACCTTGAGCCTGGGCGGCTATTCGACCCACGACGCGAGCTATGGCTTTTTCGCCTCGCCGGCGATCGAGGCGGTCACGATCCTGTTCATGCTGCTCGCCGGCCTGAACTTCGGCAGTCACTTCCTGGCGTTCCGCCGCTTGAGCTTCGCGCCCTACCGGCACGACCCGGAGCTGGGCTGGTATTTCCTGGTGCTGGCGGCAAGTTGCGTCGGGATCGCCCTGTACCTGTGGCTCGCCGGAACCTACGCCGACTTCGCCGCCGCGCTGCGCTATGCCGCCTTCAACACCGTGTCCATCGCCACCACCACCGGTTATGCCAACACCGACTACAACCAGTGGCCGATCTTCGCGTCCTTGTGGATGCTGTTCCTGGCAAGCTTCGTCTCCTGCTCCGGCTCCACCGGCAGCGGGATCAAGATGGCACGAGCGCTGTTGCTGTACAAACAGGTGTTCCGCGAGATGACCCGCATCATTCATCCCCAGGCCGTCGTGCCGGTGAAGCTGGGGGGCAACGTGGTGCCCAACACCGTGATCTACGCCGTGCTGTCCTTCAGCTTCCTGTGGATGGCCTCGGTAGTGGTCATGACCCTGCTTCTCTCCGCCTCCGGGCTGGAGATCGTGAGCGCCTTCACCGCGGTCATCGCCTGCATCACCAACACCGGCCCGGGACTGAACCAGGTGGGGCCCGCCACCAACTATGCTTCCCTTACCGACTTCCAGACCTGGGTGTGCTCCTTCGCCACGGTGCTGGGCCGGCTGGAGCTGTTCACCCTGTTCATCCTCTTGAACCCCGCTTTCTGGCACAAGTAG
- the trkA gene encoding potassium transporter inner membrane associated protein, which produces MKIIILGAGRVGASVAENLVGERNDITIVDTAPERLKELQDRLDLRTVTGNAAYPSVLESAGAEDADMLLAVTQSDEVNMVACKIAASFFNVPTRIARIRSTEYLAKPEIFGPEHFGIDSPICPEQIVTDHILQLVEIPEALQVVNFADGRVKLVALKAFRGGPLVGHALHDLRKHVPHADTRVVAIYRQNRPIVPEGDTVIEPGDEVFLIAAKENIRTVMRELRQLDRPVRRVMIAGGGNIGTRVARALEKSHQVKLIEHNKKRCELLAAELHGTLVLNGDATDEELLEAEAAGEMDLFCALTNDDENNIMASLLAKRMGARKAICLINRPAYVDLVHGGEIDIALSPSQVTIGSLLAHVRRGDVAVVHSLRRGAAEALELIAHGDASTSKVVGRAVGDIRLPRGATIGAIVRKLERPVVERLDDTTAEERNEQVLIAHHDTVIHPDDHVILFVPNKRMIPKIEKLFQVGLGFF; this is translated from the coding sequence ATGAAGATCATCATCCTCGGCGCCGGGCGGGTCGGCGCCTCCGTGGCCGAAAACCTGGTGGGGGAGCGCAACGACATCACCATCGTGGACACGGCGCCGGAGCGGCTCAAGGAGCTCCAGGACCGGCTGGACCTGCGCACCGTGACCGGCAACGCCGCCTACCCTTCCGTGCTGGAGTCCGCCGGCGCCGAGGACGCCGACATGCTGCTCGCCGTGACCCAGAGCGACGAGGTCAACATGGTAGCGTGCAAGATCGCCGCCAGCTTCTTCAACGTGCCCACCCGCATCGCCCGCATCCGCTCCACCGAGTACCTGGCCAAGCCCGAGATCTTCGGACCCGAGCACTTCGGCATCGATAGCCCCATTTGCCCGGAGCAGATCGTGACCGACCACATCCTGCAGCTCGTCGAGATCCCGGAGGCGCTGCAGGTGGTGAACTTCGCCGACGGCAGGGTAAAACTGGTGGCGCTCAAAGCCTTCCGCGGCGGCCCCCTGGTGGGCCACGCGCTGCACGATCTGAGGAAGCACGTCCCCCACGCGGACACCCGTGTGGTGGCCATCTACCGGCAGAACCGGCCCATCGTGCCCGAGGGCGACACGGTCATCGAGCCCGGGGACGAAGTGTTTCTGATCGCGGCCAAGGAGAACATCCGCACCGTCATGCGGGAGCTGCGCCAGCTCGACCGGCCGGTGCGCCGGGTGATGATCGCCGGCGGCGGCAACATCGGCACCCGGGTCGCCCGGGCCCTGGAAAAAAGCCACCAGGTGAAGCTGATCGAGCACAACAAGAAGCGCTGCGAGCTGCTGGCCGCCGAGCTGCACGGAACGCTGGTGTTGAACGGCGACGCCACCGACGAGGAGCTGCTGGAAGCGGAGGCGGCGGGAGAGATGGACCTGTTCTGCGCCCTGACCAACGACGACGAGAACAACATCATGGCTTCGCTCCTGGCCAAGCGCATGGGCGCGCGCAAGGCCATTTGCCTGATCAACCGCCCGGCCTACGTGGACCTGGTGCACGGGGGCGAGATCGACATCGCCCTGTCCCCCTCCCAGGTGACCATCGGATCGCTGCTGGCCCACGTGCGCCGGGGCGACGTGGCGGTGGTGCACAGCCTGCGCCGCGGAGCGGCGGAAGCACTGGAGCTGATCGCCCACGGCGACGCGTCCACCTCCAAGGTGGTGGGCCGGGCGGTGGGCGACATTCGGCTCCCCCGGGGCGCCACCATCGGCGCTATCGTGCGCAAGCTGGAGCGGCCCGTGGTGGAGCGCCTGGACGACACCACCGCCGAGGAGCGCAACGAGCAAGTGCTGATCGCCCACCACGACACGGTAATCCACCCGGACGACCACGTGATCCTGTTCGTGCCCAACAAGCGCATGATCCCTAAGATCGAGAAGCTGTTCCAAGTGGGGCTGGGCTTTTTCTAG
- a CDS encoding class I poly(R)-hydroxyalkanoic acid synthase, which produces MNRALRQDAADGADLRRLFDPFGVVESLEEVRQAWLAHPAELAEALVEAARGFAEVNIQVLNLAAWTGGAGTHEAVAEDERFADPLWSAVPAFALIRDNYLHFTHWLEDAIYRTPGVPARQRRRAAFWARQWLNAIAPTNFLPTNPVALRKAAESGGMSLVQGWRNFLDDLRAGDVQMVDPSAFRVGVNLATTPGAVVFRNALVEVLHYRATTERVREIPVLIVAPWINKYYVLDLRPENSLIRHLVDQGFDVYATSWKNPGPELADSTFDDYMIDGVLKAIDVARSISGAPRVHAVGYCLGGTALAALMAWLHRRHEDNPGEHPIAHWTLFASLVDFSRPGAIEVFIDEESVEFLERLMAHQGGLGGRQMAWSFRMLRPNSLVWRYVVHGYLYGEKPRPLDVLYWNTDTTRLPRAMHSFYLREFYLANKLAQKDALELAGLPIDLGRIRQPLYCVGCEEDHIVPWKAAFEVCRLVSGPVRFTLSSSGHILGIVNPPVEPSKRHYWTGEAAGEARAEEWRQRQKRLPGTWWQDWIPWLAEECGPLKAPPPLATAEYPQLAEAPGDYVLEP; this is translated from the coding sequence GTGAATCGGGCTTTGCGCCAGGACGCCGCGGACGGCGCCGACTTGCGCCGACTCTTCGATCCGTTCGGGGTCGTCGAATCTCTAGAAGAAGTTCGGCAGGCCTGGCTGGCCCATCCCGCGGAGCTCGCCGAGGCGCTTGTGGAAGCTGCCCGGGGCTTCGCCGAGGTCAACATCCAAGTGCTCAACCTCGCTGCCTGGACCGGGGGGGCCGGCACCCACGAGGCAGTGGCCGAAGACGAGCGCTTCGCCGACCCGCTCTGGTCCGCGGTGCCGGCGTTCGCCCTTATTCGCGACAACTACCTCCACTTCACCCACTGGCTGGAGGACGCCATCTATCGCACCCCCGGCGTGCCGGCGCGGCAACGGCGCCGGGCGGCGTTCTGGGCCCGCCAGTGGCTGAACGCCATCGCCCCCACCAACTTCCTTCCCACCAACCCGGTGGCCTTGCGCAAGGCCGCCGAGAGCGGAGGCATGAGCCTCGTCCAGGGCTGGCGCAATTTCTTGGACGACCTGCGGGCGGGCGACGTGCAGATGGTGGACCCGAGCGCCTTCCGTGTGGGGGTCAACCTGGCCACCACCCCCGGGGCGGTGGTGTTCCGCAACGCCCTGGTGGAGGTGCTGCACTACCGGGCCACCACCGAGCGGGTGCGGGAAATCCCGGTGCTCATCGTGGCGCCGTGGATCAACAAGTACTACGTCCTGGACTTAAGACCGGAGAACAGCCTGATCCGCCACCTGGTGGACCAGGGCTTCGACGTGTACGCGACGAGCTGGAAGAACCCGGGCCCGGAGCTGGCGGACAGCACGTTCGACGATTACATGATCGATGGGGTGCTGAAGGCGATCGATGTGGCTCGAAGCATTTCCGGCGCCCCCCGGGTCCACGCCGTGGGCTATTGCCTGGGGGGCACGGCCCTCGCCGCCCTCATGGCCTGGCTCCATCGTCGCCACGAAGACAATCCCGGCGAGCACCCGATCGCCCACTGGACCCTGTTCGCCTCCCTGGTGGACTTCTCCCGGCCCGGCGCCATCGAGGTCTTCATCGACGAGGAGAGCGTCGAGTTCCTGGAGCGCCTGATGGCGCACCAGGGAGGCCTGGGGGGCCGGCAGATGGCCTGGTCGTTCCGCATGCTGCGGCCCAACAGCCTCGTCTGGCGCTACGTGGTGCACGGCTATCTCTACGGCGAAAAGCCCCGCCCCCTGGACGTATTGTATTGGAACACCGACACCACCCGGCTGCCCCGCGCCATGCACAGCTTCTACCTGCGAGAGTTCTACCTGGCCAACAAGCTGGCCCAGAAGGACGCCCTCGAGCTGGCGGGGCTGCCCATCGATCTGGGACGCATCCGGCAACCCCTCTACTGCGTAGGTTGCGAAGAGGATCACATCGTGCCCTGGAAGGCGGCCTTCGAGGTCTGCCGCCTGGTTTCCGGGCCGGTGCGCTTCACTCTCTCCAGCTCGGGACACATCCTCGGCATCGTCAATCCTCCCGTGGAGCCGTCGAAGCGCCATTACTGGACCGGGGAGGCCGCCGGGGAAGCGCGGGCCGAAGAGTGGCGCCAGCGCCAGAAGCGTCTGCCCGGCACCTGGTGGCAGGATTGGATTCCCTGGCTCGCCGAGGAATGCGGCCCCCTCAAGGCGCCGCCTCCCCTCGCCACGGCAGAATACCCCCAGCTCGCCGAGGCCCCGGGCGACTACGTGCTGGAACCCTAG
- a CDS encoding phosphatase, with product METTLKPAPQSSLLEAVIEAVREVARKEILPRYLKVAHQRKNDGSLFTEADLAAQEALSGRLTRLHPAPLVGEEMTAAQQSEQYLLGAEGLWCVDPIDGTSNFVKGLPYFAVSVALLKRGRPVLGVVYDPVAEEAFYAEAGRGAFLNGEPLPIREPSPSLASALASVDLKRLSPRLACELAASPPYMSQRNYGASTLEWCYTAAGRFDVYLHGGQKLWDYAAGCLILAEAGGAMGTLTHDDFWADDLWRRSVVAALDQRVFREWKTWLRQRL from the coding sequence GTGGAAACAACGCTGAAGCCCGCGCCGCAAAGCTCCCTGCTCGAGGCAGTCATCGAAGCGGTGCGCGAAGTCGCACGCAAAGAGATCCTTCCCCGCTACCTCAAGGTCGCCCACCAGCGCAAGAACGACGGCAGCCTGTTCACCGAGGCGGATCTCGCTGCCCAGGAGGCCCTCTCCGGGCGCCTCACCCGGCTCCACCCGGCGCCCCTAGTGGGGGAAGAGATGACGGCGGCCCAGCAGAGCGAGCAGTACCTGCTGGGCGCCGAAGGACTGTGGTGCGTGGATCCCATCGACGGCACGTCCAACTTCGTGAAGGGGCTGCCCTACTTCGCCGTGTCGGTGGCGCTGCTCAAGCGCGGGCGACCGGTGCTGGGGGTGGTCTACGACCCGGTGGCCGAGGAGGCGTTCTACGCCGAGGCCGGCCGGGGCGCGTTCCTGAACGGGGAGCCCCTGCCCATCCGGGAGCCCTCCCCCAGCTTGGCAAGCGCCCTCGCCAGCGTGGACCTGAAGCGCCTGAGCCCCCGCCTCGCCTGCGAGCTGGCGGCCTCGCCCCCCTATATGTCCCAGCGCAACTACGGGGCGAGCACCCTGGAGTGGTGCTACACCGCCGCGGGCCGCTTCGACGTCTACCTGCACGGCGGGCAGAAGCTGTGGGACTACGCCGCCGGCTGCCTCATCCTGGCGGAGGCGGGCGGGGCCATGGGCACCCTCACCCACGACGACTTCTGGGCCGACGACCTGTGGCGCCGATCGGTGGTCGCCGCCCTGGACCAGCGGGTCTTCCGGGAATGGAAGACTTGGCTGCGGCAAAGGCTGTGA
- a CDS encoding UPF0301 protein yields MGSINLTHHFLIAMPNMADPFFSRTLTYICEHNEQGALGLVVNRPIDMTLEALFEQISVPLAREDLRAVPVHFGGPVQMDRGFVLHRPVGEWQSTMPVQDDIGLTTSKDILQAVGRGEGPRSLLVTLGYAGWAPGQLEQEISQNAWLTVRAQPSVIFDLPPEERLPAAMELLGIDFARLSDDAGHA; encoded by the coding sequence ATGGGGTCCATCAATCTCACTCACCACTTCCTGATCGCCATGCCCAACATGGCGGATCCGTTTTTTTCGCGGACCCTGACCTACATCTGCGAGCACAACGAGCAGGGGGCCCTGGGGCTGGTGGTCAACCGCCCCATCGACATGACCCTGGAAGCGTTGTTCGAGCAGATCAGCGTGCCTCTCGCCCGGGAGGATCTGCGCGCAGTCCCGGTGCACTTCGGCGGGCCGGTGCAGATGGACCGGGGTTTCGTCCTCCATCGTCCGGTGGGCGAGTGGCAGTCCACCATGCCGGTGCAGGACGACATCGGGCTCACCACGTCCAAGGACATCCTCCAGGCGGTGGGGCGGGGCGAAGGACCCCGCAGCCTCCTGGTGACCCTGGGCTACGCCGGCTGGGCGCCCGGGCAACTGGAGCAGGAGATCTCCCAGAACGCCTGGCTCACGGTGCGGGCCCAACCCAGCGTCATTTTCGACCTGCCCCCCGAGGAGCGGCTGCCGGCGGCCATGGAGCTGCTGGGCATCGACTTCGCCAGGCTCTCCGACGACGCCGGTCACGCCTGA
- the trkH gene encoding Trk system potassium uptake protein: MKRLLRVLHAFSLVAMLFAVTMLLPLLISFLTRDGALRIYDQAVLATLSTGGVLWLATRRARGEVEGRDGFLLVAMVWSLLPVFGALPLLLYNPSMGFTRAYFEAVSGLTATGATVMSGLDELPISINIWRGQMQWLGGIGVIVLAVAILPMLGVGGRQLLKAEIPGPMKETKLTPRIAETAKGLWLVYFLLTLACLGAYWAGGMPFPDALMHSFTTMGLAGFSNHDSSFGHFDSPLLEAIAIAFMLIAGINFGSHFLALRRRSLWPYVGDPEARWFLALMAAGVLVVALHLWLSGTYGDFPTALRYAAFNTVSVATTTGYATADFGQWPAFAGFFMLFLASFATCSGSTGGGIKMIRARLLYAQVYREFVRLVHPNAVSPAKIGQMVVPNHIIFAVLGFFFIFIATLTTMTLLMMASGLDEVTAISAVVATLCNVGPGLGAVGPASNFSVLNDFQIWLGSIAMLLGRLELFALFLLLTPVFWQR; encoded by the coding sequence ATGAAGCGCCTGCTGCGGGTCCTCCACGCCTTCAGCCTGGTGGCGATGCTGTTCGCCGTCACCATGCTGCTGCCGCTCCTCATCTCCTTCCTCACCCGCGACGGCGCGCTCCGCATCTACGACCAGGCGGTGCTCGCGACGCTCTCCACGGGCGGCGTCCTATGGCTCGCCACCCGCCGCGCCCGGGGCGAGGTGGAGGGCCGGGACGGCTTCCTGCTGGTGGCCATGGTTTGGTCGTTGCTGCCGGTGTTCGGGGCGCTGCCGCTGCTTCTCTACAATCCTTCCATGGGCTTCACCCGGGCCTATTTCGAAGCAGTCTCGGGGCTCACCGCCACCGGCGCCACCGTCATGTCGGGGCTGGACGAGCTTCCCATTTCCATCAACATCTGGCGCGGCCAGATGCAGTGGCTGGGGGGCATCGGCGTGATCGTGCTGGCGGTGGCCATCCTGCCCATGCTGGGCGTGGGCGGGCGGCAACTGCTCAAGGCCGAGATCCCGGGCCCCATGAAGGAGACCAAGCTCACCCCCCGCATCGCCGAGACGGCCAAGGGCCTGTGGCTGGTCTACTTCCTGCTGACGCTCGCCTGCCTGGGCGCCTACTGGGCGGGAGGGATGCCGTTCCCGGACGCCCTCATGCACAGCTTCACCACCATGGGGCTCGCGGGCTTTTCCAACCACGACTCGAGCTTCGGCCACTTCGACTCTCCCCTGTTGGAGGCGATCGCCATCGCCTTCATGCTGATCGCCGGCATCAACTTCGGCTCCCACTTCCTGGCCCTGCGCCGACGCAGCCTCTGGCCCTACGTGGGCGACCCCGAGGCCCGCTGGTTCCTCGCCCTGATGGCGGCGGGGGTGCTAGTGGTGGCCCTGCACCTGTGGCTCTCGGGCACCTACGGCGATTTCCCGACGGCGCTGCGCTACGCCGCCTTCAATACGGTGTCGGTGGCCACCACCACCGGCTACGCCACCGCCGATTTCGGCCAGTGGCCGGCCTTCGCCGGCTTCTTCATGCTGTTCCTGGCGAGCTTCGCCACCTGCTCCGGCTCCACCGGGGGCGGCATCAAGATGATCCGCGCCCGGCTGCTCTACGCCCAGGTCTACCGGGAGTTCGTGCGCCTGGTGCACCCGAACGCCGTCTCGCCGGCGAAGATCGGCCAGATGGTGGTTCCCAACCACATCATCTTCGCGGTGCTGGGCTTCTTTTTCATCTTCATTGCCACCCTCACCACCATGACCCTGCTCATGATGGCCAGCGGCCTGGACGAGGTGACCGCCATCTCGGCGGTGGTGGCCACCCTGTGCAACGTCGGCCCCGGCCTGGGCGCGGTGGGGCCGGCGTCCAACTTTTCCGTGCTCAACGACTTCCAGATCTGGCTGGGCAGCATCGCCATGCTGCTCGGCAGGCTGGAGCTCTTCGCCCTGTTCCTCCTGCTCACGCCGGTGTTCTGGCAGCGTTAG
- the pyrB gene encoding aspartate carbamoyltransferase, producing the protein MQPNPQLNHEGALQHLLTIEGLPASILTHILDTADSFVGVTEREVKKVPLLRGKAIFNLFFEPSTRTRTTFEIAAKRLSADVVNLHIAVSSQTKGETLLDTVDNLSAMQADMFVVRHAQSGAAHLIARHVKPGIHVINAGDGRHAHPTQALLDMYTIRHYKKDFRALRVAIVGDVLHSRVARSQIHALTTLGVAEVRVVGPRTLIPTLVERMGVRVYHDMREGLRDVDVVMMLRLQNERMHGSFLPSPQEYFKHWGLTHDKLKLAKPDAIVMHPGPLNRGVEIDSSVADGPQSVILPQVTFGIAVRMAVMSILAGN; encoded by the coding sequence ATGCAGCCCAACCCCCAGCTCAACCACGAGGGTGCGCTCCAGCACCTGCTCACCATCGAAGGGCTGCCCGCTTCCATTCTCACCCACATCCTGGACACCGCCGACTCCTTCGTCGGCGTGACCGAGCGGGAAGTGAAGAAGGTGCCCCTGCTGCGGGGCAAGGCCATCTTCAACCTGTTCTTCGAGCCTTCCACCCGCACCCGCACCACCTTCGAGATCGCCGCCAAGCGGCTGTCGGCGGACGTGGTCAACCTGCACATCGCCGTCTCCTCCCAGACCAAGGGGGAGACGTTGCTGGACACGGTGGACAACCTCTCGGCCATGCAGGCGGACATGTTCGTCGTGCGCCACGCCCAGAGCGGCGCCGCCCACCTGATCGCCCGGCACGTGAAACCCGGCATCCACGTGATCAACGCCGGCGACGGGCGCCACGCCCACCCCACCCAGGCGCTCCTGGACATGTACACCATCCGCCACTACAAGAAGGACTTCCGCGCCCTGCGGGTGGCGATCGTGGGGGACGTGCTCCACTCCCGGGTGGCCCGCTCCCAGATCCACGCCCTCACCACCCTGGGGGTGGCGGAAGTTCGGGTGGTGGGCCCCCGCACCCTCATTCCGACCCTGGTGGAGCGCATGGGGGTGCGGGTGTACCACGACATGCGCGAAGGGCTGCGGGACGTGGACGTGGTGATGATGCTCCGGCTCCAGAACGAGCGCATGCACGGCTCGTTCCTGCCGAGCCCCCAGGAGTATTTCAAGCACTGGGGCCTCACCCACGATAAGCTCAAGCTGGCGAAACCCGACGCCATCGTGATGCACCCGGGGCCCCTCAACCGGGGCGTGGAAATCGACTCCAGCGTGGCCGACGGCCCCCAGTCGGTCATCCTGCCTCAGGTCACCTTCGGCATCGCGGTGCGCATGGCGGTCATGAGCATCCTGGCGGGGAACTAG